CGTCATTAGAATACGTCCCGACACGAACAGGGGAGGTAATCCCGTAACTATGGTTCCGGTTACAATTGTTCTGTAATGATGCACAGCGCGTGCGCGGTTCGTCACGTAAGAGAAATAAGGTCCTATGAGTATTCGTCCTGACTGAGAGGTTCGGCAGTCCGTAGATGCGCGTACACGGCCTATGACGTTTGGCTGGTGAATTTCCGGGAAAACTCTTAAGACTGAATACGTCCAGCGATACAacgaatgcagctcagctgcagagacGACCCGTGATGTTTCAATGTCGGCGAACGGAGATGAGAAAACGCGCCtcacgagcagcgcggagcggagcgcacgtctgcTCTCTGTCGTGTCCTGAACACCACTGCGCTCCCCCGCCCGCCAACGGACCGCGGCCCGCGGgctgcggaggaggggagggggaaacggccggcgtgggagaggcccgccccgcgacgcgccaggctgcgattacattactagcacggcataagcacttgagaaaaatcacagaattattaacacaaCTTAGcgagtaattaatttaaaagcgaatttacacatgaattaattagttacgattaCATGACAAGCGAAGTATTTACACAGTGTTTCAGACGTGAGAGTTTTGTtacgttacaaaatatacacaattgttgaggctcgtgaccatgtaaaaatacataataagcataaatatttacaacacaaagGAAGCCCACTGGCatactagggcgcacgcgggtgcgtccctggccgtagCACTTCACAGATGGTGCACTGGGGGGACAAAACTCCCTTAGGaccacgtcggtggacaggtacggcctctgcatctgggagggtacgacgattGTCGTCACTATGTTGgttaataataaatacaataccacgagtaagtataaattgtttaatcaaaACATCTCGGCAGTCGTGTGAAGTTCCGTGAACAGCGTAgttattgtgtgtgtactgtgtgcccTGTCCGCCGCCCGACCTGTCATGGCGCCAGCAAGTGATGCGTCTGCTGTGCTGTGAGGAAGAGGAGAGAGGAaagtctaaaaataaaccagccagagagagaggagagagatagAGCTAGTGTGCTTGTGTGTGCATGCATGGGTGGGTGCATGTGTGTGttgatggggggagggggaggagacaTGACAGCAGTGTTGATGGTTTTACCCTCCCTCTCTTCTTGGTAAATGTCCTGCGAACTGGCACCCACACAATTAATGTGTCTATCTCGACAGTTCATGATGCAACTGTGCCCAATCGTTATTGGTTTTTGAATGAGATTTCCCATGCTTTTAACTGAACATACTATGACAAAACTTAAGTCATAGCTGGTGTTTATAAGAGCACCTTTTATAATCCTCGAGCCTCGTGGTAAACTGTGTGGTAGTTTTTATTGACGGAACTGACAAAGCGCAGCTTTCTGCCTCTTTCTGCTGCAAAGGgatgggtaaaaaaataaaattccaagGAGGAAAGGAAAACAAGGGTATAAAAAGTTGCAGTCTTCTCCTTTGTCCCGTTGGGAAGTGCGGGAATTGGATGAATCGTAAATATTTTGTTGAAGGGGGAGGGGATTGGACCGCCTAACACCCTCCCATAAACAAACCAAAAAAGAGCTGAGGATCAATCTTGCGCACCAATAATCAGAGAAAAGGAACACCACTTGTATCCACGGAACTCTAGTGAAGACGTATGGTCCTGCTACCCATACACACAGGCAACCCTTTCTATGGAAATGTAGGATTTTTTTTGCCCTGTTGTGGTTCTGCAGGGTGTGAATCGTCAACGGTCGTGAATTTGGGTGCCACCGTATGATGAGGGCGGGGGACCTTGGCAGACACTCCTCTCGGGGTGCGACATCGCCCGTATGGGGAACGAGATTTGGTCCCTCCTAGCCTCAAACTATTGcacagacctggcccgctctgtGTCCAGCACGCTTACACATGATGAAGATGGTTGCACACTCCAGTGGGCTCTTAAAGACGGCTCGCAAGCCTGATACCTGGGAGAGCTGGCACATGGTCAGTAAATAACACAGTGAACACAGTACGGTTTTTATTATGTTTCATTTTAGGTTACACAGTACCCACAGCACGAACTGAGCTAGGCAAGAGCTGGACCACGTGGTGGTCGCACAAGATGATATTGCTTAACTGTCTGGCAAAGTCCCTCTAAGTGTTAAAAAATACTGAATTGAACAGCCTACCTGCCAAGGCGAGCCCCGAGGATAATATAAAATTGATTTAGATTGAATTACGTTAACAGATCAAGTTCAGTTTGGTGATGCAAATGGATGAAGTCCCTTGCTACCATTTAGCAGAAAATAGTTCTTACCAAATCTCATTGTGTATACTGTGGTGTTGGAGGTCGTCTTGCAAGATAATATGTGGTGTTACAAAAACACTAGAATTGCATATGTAggtactgacgtcgacccaagtgtctcctcggctccttcaggccgttatgcctcgtcaacgtcctcccttgtttcccctgtgaagtgcgacggccagggacgcacccgcgtgcgccctagcatgccagtgaggttTTCTCTGTGTAATTGTaattctgtgtgtatatattttcaaACGATCACgggtcttaaaagtatgtaaataacttaatttatttattaattcttgtgtaaattcgctgtttgattaatgtctcgtttaagttgtataaataattttgtaacttttctgaagggtttcgccgtgttAATATGTAAccacagcctggcgcgccgcgggatgggacctctcccacgccggccgatttcccctcccctccccgcggcccgcgggcgggcggggagagtcagtcgtgtcctggtctcgagcggagacagacgtgtacgccgctccgcgctgctcgcgaggcgcgtacctTGAGCTCGTGGCTAGTCGTTCGTTCAGTTCACAGATTGCCGCGGCTGCTGAGCTGCCTCCGCGAACCATCAACGTGCTTAATTTACGAGTTTTTCGGGAGACGTGTCCAGCTGAGAGTTCTGGAACGCGAACGTGTTGTTACAGGTTTCTGAACCTTCGCCGCCTTaaggaacattacgtaacgggccgcgtacgtACAGCGCATCGTCACCGTGTCATCTCTAACGGGGTCAGTTTTACGTTGGGAACTTTCCAATTCGTGTTGAAACGTATTCACGGACAGTTCGGTCttcagggagtccgggtcgccgcgggtAGGGCGCTTgctccgcgacggttccgccaggctgcggcaggctttaAGACGTTAATAAAagaggctcgtgaaatcgtcaatgccGTGTTCTCCTTGCGAcagcctaccaacattcctctccccctcactctccctccaggtcccgcatttaccggtcccggccacgtcggcctggacccacacctcaccgacgagagcagtacgggcataacaggacaattACGTAAACGGGAAATCAGGGCCttaaagccgagggacgtcagtacCTGATTCAGAGTGTGGGTGCGATTGCTAAACATTTGACGTATCTCATGCAAAGTAGAGTTCAGTTCCATTATGTTAAGAATCGCCACGTTGACGAAGTTGCGCAGGATACGAcgattatcttatttttaagccTGCACGTTTCATCCGTGGATGGCCGAGTGCGGGCGAAGAATGAAAAGTTCAAAAGCACAGTTTTCTATCCGAGGATGTGGCACACATGAGGATCTTTGACTACGGATGAAAAAGGCAAAAGAACTCTCGAAAGCGCAGTTGCGAATGATAATGTAATGATGTGCGATGACTTATTTCCAACAAATGAAGTTGGGGCTGGCCACGAGGCCGATGAAAAAGAATTAGTAAAAAACTTACATTATGGTGGTTACAAGCTGTGAATACAAAGTGTTGAGTACCCCATGGTGCACGGACGTGACCGACTTCTGAGCCAGGCGAGCCACGACTCGCGCGCTTCCGGCTCCTCTGCGCTAGGTACCGAAGACTGCATTTTCTTCGCGAAGTACACAGAGCGCAGGAACGACTTGGGCTGAGATTTGTGGCATAGTCGCACATTGAATAATATTTGGTTAATTATGCAAGACAAATGATGATATTTTGATTAACAATTGGGTAcatttaaagaattatacaataCAGTTTCGGAACTACATCTGGCAGACTGATGCCATTGATGGCAGTAGTCTGGACGAGATGAGCTCCAGCTGCGGCGTGCTGCGGACAGAGCTGGGACCCAGGATTTAATTAAGGGCCAAATAAATTCGAAGTAAACATCTTATTACACAGCTTTGTTCCAACCTTTTAGTCAGCATCCTCCACCAGTCATCCCATATGTACGCCCTATAAGGGTAGAATGGGAGAGGCTTACAGACCCTTTTATTaattccagagcaagtaaaatTACGACAGAGCTGTCAAGGGATTACTCACCTCTTTGATTAGGAAGGTGTTAGAGCCTCAGCTTGACCGAAGTCATCATTTtagccccctgcctcactcagctaaccagacagttttGGCTGTGTCCTCAGATCTAAgactatcagcactgctggcgcctatcCCAATCTCCCatatcacactgggacccctcaaaacacccagtgaacccttGGTCCGGTTGTGGCCTATCTAACCtctactagctgtccaggctagtaccggagctgtgtcgtcgctcaccacgtcgactccgcatcgggctagaaAACACTTgcagcctgctccaagcgatcggagcaccactacaaAGTACATACAAGTCCTACCTAATCAGAATACTGGGCCTTGGAGAAAACCTCAACGGGACACCATTCAATCtctcatggattcttcccgtactactacctaccaacttggtgtctatgTGGCACTTGACCTTTCGCCAACAGGCTAGCCAACCGCCACTCATCAGAATTACTCCattggatgtcctcgtctcctcagACTACCCTCCAACCTGCtgtacctcggcccgacaggtttacagccgattaaggctcGGATGTGCCTGGACTCATCCGGCGGCGAACGCAGAAAGCCCTGGCTAGACATAACAGTCCAGTCATGTGTAGGCTGGAGGGcctcccccgaccactggactagggggaacatatcacacctagtcgagcagtttacagctcttttttcaGCTCGGGTGCCCCCGAACATGCCAGTGTCATTCTCGCAAGCTGAATCGATTTTTgagttgacgtcgtctggccgacgaccaccccagagcccgacctgcacccgccagtatacgctcccgctaacggaacacacccctggccatggcccacccgagtcaggcgacccgaacagcaattaaagacaaagccgcggaaacctgagtagacaagagaagaaccgtacccattcctcctgaaacattaaatgaggattttagcgacaataaaatctcttccagacacacccgtttggagtctagcgtaatgaggtcacgcctggcgcgagagaggccgagcctccctcggacgccatgccagttcggcagttcagcgcagctcatggaccggggcggacctacgtcccacggagaggcaacatcctttgtctacattgaaagtaacgtccggtaaatatagtcactaattaaccaaaccccttttattacttaacctctccgtgagtacccggtcccttttttcggtcccggacctaatccggccgcatcaacttaaggacaccccgcaccacacttggtcaacggggctgctcttcagcatacggcacgggccgtctcccgcaacgtacagaactttatttaaggtcacgcgcacggcgctgaccacaatacccgcaagggaacttggacaaacttaattgcggtgcgtgtttcaccacagtgggcacaacacccgcgccgagacatttgcatacgggattggccgtctccaatcgcgcaCCCCCTtcattcagtgtatttttgtatcccgtattttgtattgctaacttacgttacccgagtaacgagtgccacgtaacttgtgcgcgcccccttaatccagtgtatttttgtatcccgtgttttgtattgctaacttacgttacccgagtaacgagtgccacgtaacttgtgcgcacccccttaattcagtgtatttttgtatcccgtattttgtattgctaacttacgttacccgagtaacgagtgccacgtaacctgtacgcgcccccttaattcagcgtattttgtgtcccgcctttgtgttacgaaattacgttacctgcgtacccagtgagacgtctgagacataacagcatccgaggccacgtaacgcggaacacaaacaatacggcgccacggaataacaagtaacaaccccccggggacctctgtagagtgttgtattgtgtacgactcgctcctctgaataaaaggtacgacaccaccacctcaactccacgtctcttatttaaaatcatctcacgcaacaccgccgccggccctagtgggccacgcaggggcacatacatccacgaccccaaattcacgactagaaacgagctagtctggcgcccacccggacaacacagatcaagaaccgcctcttcccactaggagccacaccgggactcgagcccgagaccccggacgacggcagagTTGACgctactcccgctgcctgtctaagttttttttaaagtaattattaatttggaaAGTGATCCCAGggattttaacgggggttcggcctcgtggctgcaggcaggagcgcgtcgcggttcgaaacctacctaggctgttcaggccacccaggacgccttataaataaatggtaaactgattggcacgacactgcactttattcagaaccgttACACTCACTGGTCCcagtactggccgcgtctgttgtctgacctctgcggcacgcgagtctctatgCGTAAACGGTGCGCgtgaccaggataggttgcaaagtggtatgcacggacttatacagtggccgattatcaacgtgaaagatgcggtggatagtcgcggagctactgtgctgcaacagcttatgcaggcatttacgttaacatggaaaacGGCACATACAAACGAATATTCTAAAGTTATTTGCGATCTAACCTGTGGCAGaatattaaagtcccgaaaagtacgtagacCCGGTAAGATGgaaacatacacgttacagtcacttattaatcagttattactcggttagattgcacgttacaagttacacatttacatacgatgaaagttaagagacgtaaattaacgagtaagaactcgacacacattGCTAAGAAtcttcgacgataacgattacttggcttgtagccgaaaactgcgtaactctattacgctgtccttaaactctggaaATGAAATTACGCAATAAATGCAAAGCTTCCTGTTGggataaaataattagttaacgagtcgcacgaaatatcgtgcgactgagtggggtcggcgcagagctggtaaaaaggatttgaagaacttacactattgctgagacttggatgtagcgcgaaagttgaaggctctgcgttcgcggagcgaccgactcttgcgagctcccgacggtaactgagcgcggaCCACCCTGTGGCCTCGCGCCTCgacacgtgaagcgcgggaaaacagctacGACCAGatttggacttaaatgacatattttacaatacatattatagaacaattagacataatttccttTGAATTAGttctcttttaattgttattaatatgattgtttttgttttaacagaataatgacatatttaattaggTGCATTAACACACCCAGCcggcgctgtcgtcgctttggtgttcgtcgcggcgcacttttacacactcggcggacatcacgctcgggcgtgttcgaggcacttaagagtaagtgttgttgtgacataacgacctttgtggaccagagggagcaccggcggttggcgtcaaagtTATGACATATTTTGAAATCAAATTGTCTATTTGTATAAttgaaaatactaaaattttaatggTCCGCCATTGATTAGCATTTAAAGAGAATGCTCCTAACTTCCTCCCGGAGTAaatgtttttacattaatgattTCGTGAATGTAGCatgtcatcttgaaattttgtatttattaattaattaataaataatgactTCACGCCAAGATTATTTATTACTGCGCTATTTAAACATTGAATTCCACTATTACAATGAACATTGCTAGTACAGAGCGACTCGCAACAATGCTGACGGCTGGCAGGCTGTTGTTTGCTCGgttggaatacgttttttttttcttctacacCTTCCTATTCAATGCTTATCGACACTAAGTGTTGATAAGTTGCAAAACGTACAACATACCCGAACTAAAACATTGTTTCTTCCTTGCGTGTTTTGtctacttgtttttttttcttcaataacattgGTGTCAAGGTGGGAGCGGGTAAACATTATGATTTAATATATAGATGTTGAACATTGTGATTCATTTTATTCATTATAAACGTTGTtagtgaaatttatttaaatgcttatggtgtaatttaataataagttggaatgaaatcaaaattttttccGAATCGGTAATAACATATAAGTGGAgcttcacaataaaataaatactaaaatatcTAGAATGGTATTACTTCCTTAATGTACCAGAAAATTTTTCTGTGTGTGAGAGGTCGTTCAAGTGTTAAAAATACTGTACAATTGTGTAGATGGTTGGTTAGATTTTGTTAGCTTCATTATAATTCCTAACTAACTGTTCAAACGTTTTCATAGTATTTTAATAGGACTAACCTAACCAACGATTCGCACGATTtcacagcatttttaatgtagcgaATCGAACCAAATCAACTGTTCACACTATGTAGCGCTATATGTAATATACCGAACATAACCTAACAAATTGTTATAACAGTAAATTACTGTTGAACTACCCAGTATATCAAAACGCCCTTTCACAGAATAGTTACAGGTACCTAactacagaaaataaataatacccttttcatttttttgaagaaaaaaaaatttcatggagTCGTGTATGTCATTACCTCCGAATCTTGGTGTAGGTTACGTCCACATTTCACGAAGCGAATTTTCCGTCCCTAGACCTTGTCAATTTTCTATCATCGACAATGGTCACTCACTAAGAATAGTTTCTTACTGAACAATGCTGCACAGGTTATGCAGAAAATTGTCATATTAATGATAACTAGCCTCATGATCTGGGTGCTTTGTCGGGTTTTTAATCACGGACCCATGGAGAGTCCTAAAGGATGGAATGCTACTCATTACCCATTTTAATAATGTATGGAATTTAGGTTATAAGTGCTGGGTAATTCTGCATGAGTGCAGATTTCCatggaaaaataaattcataatagattttttaaaactaatgttAGTTTATAGCCTtacaaaaagttttattatttataatgtctAACACCTGTCCAACCAACTGGTCATAccattatacatattttaaatgtagttaacctaactaAATATCCACATGCCTTATTATTTGATTATCATTTGGGTTTCAAGTgtggaacttaaatttttttccacataatatttaatttttcactattttttatttttatgaattttgaattaggtaaaaaaaaatttttactattgcAGTTTCTGAAGAATGTATgtctaattttatatatatatatatatgactgaTTTTGTTATAACTGCTAGGTTTATATTTGAGTGCAGTGAAATGATACTACTTGTAGTGTTAATatcaagacaattttttttttttgtttcccaagGTTGCTAGTCTCAAGATGGACGACATTCTGAAGGAAGCACTAAGCACTCTCACACTGATACCAACGGGAAAGAGAGGAGGTGGATGCATAAATGAAGGTGAAGCGTACCTCGTTGATTCAGGAACAGTATTCGTGAAACGCAACAAGAAGTCGCAGGTCAGTACTTAATAGAAATAAGTGTACCTATCCTTTATGTTGCTCTGTTGGATCTGCATTATGACGTAGGCTGAATAATCATGGTGCACGCTTCATGTCTGGAATGTTTTctaatttaatttctgattaagAAGTGAATATAAAGATAAGAGTATCAGATTTTTAATATTGCTAGCAATGTGAGTTACATGAGGTAAATTCTTGATTCGGCCAAAGTGGTTAAATTATAAATTGGTGACGTAATGACTACTAGGGACAAGATGATATTGTGAATtctgataaaaccgaaataactgCGCAAAGCATTTCGGTACAGAAGATAGACACACATGTATGTTAGCGCACACGCTTaaaacagtgtgtgtgtgtgtgtgtgtgtgtgtgtgtgtctatacacacactcacacacacacacacactcttagAGTTGTTTAAAATCAACTTTGTGTCAagatattttgtaataaaatattaatttcatttatcAAATCACTTGGCAACAAATTGATACATGGCGTCTCAAAAACTATGAGGGTCATTCAATAAGTAACGAAACAAATCGATGCAgctcaaaattttttaatttaataaacgtGAAAGTTTAAGTTGGCATCCTTGTAATGACTTCTGATCAGCTGTTGGATAAGATTTTGTAAACATGACCTATGAATTAGTCAGTTTAAGATGTCAAGTCTGATTGAGAATTGTTTAAACCGTTCAAACAAGTGGGTAGAACAGATTAAAAGTGGCCGCAAAAGTATCGGTGATGAGTAGCGAAGTGTACCACCAGTCAAAGTTGCCACTTCCTCCTTTGAATCTCACATTGACGTGATAATCCGAGACAACAGAAGAATCACTGTTGAAATTATACCGGCAAAAGTGTCTGCAAGTGGTGGAACTGTCCATAACATCATTCAAAATAAACTGCAATACAAGAAAACCCGCGAAGATGGGTGCCGAGACAACTTACGGACACCCACAAACGAGACTTCAAATCAGTTTAACAGTTGGAAGCTCGATGTTCCACTGAGAAAGCTTTTTTTGAAAGAATTGTAACGAGCGATGAGACATGAATACACTATTACGAGCTTGAGTCAAAGAGACAAAGCCTTGAGTGGAAACACATAAGTTCTCCAATGCGAAATAAATTCAAGACCCAGTGATTTACTAGTAAAGTGACACACTTTTCTGGGACTCACAAGGCCCTATTTTATGCGATTTTCTTGAAGATCAACGAACAATCAACTGTCAATAAATATTACACTGATATGCAggaaaacatttgtttcatttgAATGAAAGCCTGCAATTTGCACTAAAAGTCATCAACTTTAGAAAAAAAAGGTGTGACTTTACTTCACAATTATGCATGACTGCATACAGCAGAGATAATGCAAGAATGCATTCAAAAACTGGGCTGGGAGATTCCtccccccctcttcccttacAGTTCAGATCTCACCCCCTCAGACTTTTATATGTTTGGTCCCCTTAAGGAAGCTCTACATGGCAAAAGATTTGGCTCTAACGAAGATGTCAAGATTCAGGCGCAAATGTGGCTCCGAAGTGCATAAGTGTAtaattgttggggggggggggggggggggggggggggattatgttcaaaaacaagtaaaattttatttttattaaataaaccatttttgaGTTACATTGATTTAACTCATTTACTTAATTGAATGACTCGTATAAATGTGCAGTAACGAGAAGGAGGTGTGGATTAAGTATGGGATAAGATATCATATTTCTCTAGTATACCTACCTTACACATACACTCACAAACatgatttttgtaaaaaattatacttttgcaCATTCCCATTTGTTATCGTTTTCAGTTATTAAGAAAAACAATGATGtactttaaaattcaaaaaaggtaTTTACTGGTATGCATATATTGATGTTCATTCCCTGAACCTTTGTTGGTTAGAAAAGAAATGCCACTGTGCAGTGTTTGAAGTGCTCGGTGTGCTGGGTGGCGGGTTGTGAAGGCGAGGTTGATGTTCGACGGGGAGCTCGAAGGCCTGCGGGCCATCGCGGCCACGCGCACGAGTGCGGGTCCCGCAGCCCGTGGCCCTGGTGGACGACCCCGCGGGGGGGCGCCGCGCTGGTGCTGGAGTACGTGGACATGTGCGGGCTGCGGGGGTCCTCCCGGCAGCTGGGCGAGAGCCTGGCCCGCCTCCACCTGCACAACGCGGGGCTGGGCGAGGCCTTCCGGGGCGGGGCGCCGGCGCACGAGGCCCGGTTCGGGTTCCACGTGCCCCACGTGCTGCTTGCGGCTACCTGCCGCTGGACAACACCTGGAGCGACGACTGGCCCGTGAGTGCCGTCCCACCAGGGACAAGTCCATGAGCCTAGAAAAAGTCCAGAATGTGCTCAACAatataattttcatgttgtgAAAATTTTCCATCTTCCAGGAAGTTCATTGTGATTTGCAATTAGTatgtgtgaaataaaaaaaaattgggttattAGTAGAGTCccgggaaatttcgcggattcctctggcctcaggacgGAATTCAAAGttgtaggtgtgctcgacccatgtgtTCACTTTCCCATTTGGttggtttcttagcgagaacattttcatcctcgttatttggcactacccTGATTCCGCTTACTTCCCTCCCAGCTGGGCATCGTCGGCTCttacggtcgcagaggggcgtgtcccaATGACTGCGTGCCGATCGTGAACacggtgcgagagtgtgaaggtttgcattctaggttgcgactaaatgaatccgcgaaatttccgggtctctatccatAAGCCTAGAAAAAGTCCAGAATGTGCTTAGAAAAACTAAAGAATTAACAATATAATTTTCATGTCATGAAATGTTTCCATCTATCTTCCAGGAAATTCATTGTGATTTTCAATTAGTATGTGTGAAACCTAAAATTGGGtttctaaaaaattttaagtaaaaaaagtttttttttttttaacaataacatAGAAACTCCAAACACAtaggcaaaatttaaaaaaaaaaaaatcattaaataggaATTTCCAAAGAATATGCCCTGGCTCCTGCAGATAGagttcaattaattattttataggcttatttttaatgttgataaatgttaattttaatatttgatgtTAGCACTGATACCATGTGCAATCTTGCTGTTAATTTGTAcatatataaatgttaaaaataaataaatca
This genomic window from Bacillus rossius redtenbacheri isolate Brsri chromosome 6, Brsri_v3, whole genome shotgun sequence contains:
- the LOC134533395 gene encoding LOW QUALITY PROTEIN: ketosamine-3-kinase-like (The sequence of the model RefSeq protein was modified relative to this genomic sequence to represent the inferred CDS: deleted 4 bases in 3 codons), with protein sequence MVASLKMDDILKEALSTLTLIPTGKRGGGCINEGEAYLVDSGTVFVKRNKKSQARLMFDGELEGLRAIAATRTVRVPQPVALVDTPRGGAALVLEYVDMCGLRGSSRQLGESLARLHLHNAGLGEAFRGGAPAHEARFGFHVPRAACGYLPLDNTWSDDWPMIEKDYGDREALELWSELQLKVPSFFKDLEIKPALLHGDLWGGNAAENVEGPVIFDPASFYGHHEFELSISAMFGGFPTNFFSAYHKIIPKAPGFDTRQKLYQLFHYLNHWNHFGASYRGSTISIMKSLVK